GGACCCACGGTAGCCATCCTGAAACACACCAATCCGTGCGGTGTCGGTACGGCATCCACCTTGCGGGAAGCGTACGAGAAGGCCTTCTCAACAGACAAGCAGTCTCCCTTCGGTGGCATTGTGGTCACCAATCGGCCGTTGGACATGGCAACGGCCGAATCCATCGATGCCATCTTCACCGAGCTCATCATTGCCCCGGCCTTCGAAGACGGCGTACAGGACTTCCTGGAGCAGAAGAAGAACCGCCGCATCATCCGCCAATTGTCGCCCGCCCGGTCCGACATGGGTCGGGACATCCGGTCCGTGGCCGGCGGCCTTCTGGTGCAGGATCGCGATCCGGTCCTCCCGGGTCCGGATGCCCTGCGGGAGCGATGCACGGTCGTCACCAAGCGGCAACCGACCGATGCGGAATGGGCCGACCTGGACTTCGCCTGGCGCGTGGCAAAACATGTGAAGAGCAACGCCATCGTCTATGCCGGACATGGCCGGACGCTCGGTATAGGCGCCGGTCAGATGAGCCGGATCGATTCGTCCGAGATTGCCGTGAGCAAGAGCCGGAAATCCAGCCTGGACCTGGCCGGATCCGTGATCGCGTCCGACGCCTTCTTCCCGTTTGCCGATGGCCTGCTCGAAGCAGCACAGAATGGAGCCATTGCGGCCATCCAACCCGGAGGATCGGTCCGGGACGATGAAGTCATTGCTGCAGCGGATGCGCATGGAATGGCCATGATCTTTACGGGCCACCGACACTTCCGCCATTGATGGACGAATGACGCGCATTTGGGAACGGATTCGGGACTGGGTTCTGCTGGGCAGCCTGCTCATGGTGTCGGTCGTCACCCTGCTGACGGCGAATGACCCCATGTTCCGCGGACTTCGCGCCCGATCCCTTGAAGCCACCTCTGCCGTCGAAACCTTGTTTGCCGGCATAGGCCGCTATTTCCGGGCCCTTGAGGAAAATGAGGCACTGCGGGAGCGCAACGTATTGCTCAACAACGAAGTCGCGCAGATGCGCGAAGCCATCGTAGAGAACCGGGAGCTCGAGGACATGCTCGGTCTTCGTGATACCGTCTCCACCGACCTTGTGGCCGCACGCGTGATTTCCAAGGATATCACTCGTGAGCGCAATCTGATTGTGCTGGACGTCGGCCGACGTGACGGAATCGAGGAAGGGATGGCCGTCGTCGACGAGCGCGGCATAGTGGGCAAAACCCTGCTTGTGACGGAGCGGTTCACGCAAGTCATGACGTTCCAGAATACCGATTTCTATGTCCCCGCCCGGATCCTGCCGAGTGGATCGGACGGAATGATCCGCTGGGACGGAGAGCGTTTCGGCACGCTGCTCATGGAGCTGGTGGAGCGCACGGCTCCGGTACGGGTTGGCGACCAGGTTGTAGCCGGGCCATCCGACATTTTCCATTCCTCCACCCCCATCGGGGTCATAGACACGGTCATGGTTCCACCGGGAGCCCCGACGCTTGCCATCTACGTGCGGCCCTTCAGTCGCATTGACGACCTGACCCATGTCTTCGTGGATCGTTCGCGCCCTGTTTCCTCACAAATTCCGTTCAATCCATGATGAGATTCCGCTCCCTGCCCGCTCTGATGACCTGTGTGGCTGCCATGACCTGCCTCATGCATCCTGCGCAGACATTGGCGCAAACCAATGTGGCCCTGAGGGATACATTGAACCAGATCCTGTTCGACGCCAATACACCCAATGCCATCTGGGCCGTTCGCGTACTGGAAACGGAATCCGGCAAGGTCATCTACGACCGGAATGGGTTCACCAGCATGATTCCCGCATCGAACACGAAAATGTACACGACAGCGGCTGCGCTCGAGATGCTGGGTGCGGATCATGTATACAAAACCGGCCTCTATGCCGCGGGGCCCGTCCGGGACGGCGTGCTTGAGGGCGCGCTCGTGGTGAAAGGGTCAGGCGATCCGGTGATCGGTGGCCGGTTCAACGACGGAGACCTTACGCAGACGTTCCGCACCTGGGCAGATTCATTGAAGGCCGTCGGAATCCACCGGATTGAAGGCGACATCGTCGGGGATGACAATGTGTTCGATGATGTTCCTCTGGGCTATTCCTGGGCCTGGGATGATGAACCTTACTGGTACTCGGCGGAAATCAGTGGGCTGTCTTTCAATGACAATTGCGTCGATTTTGCGCTCGTCGCCGCTCTGGAGAACCAGCCAGCCTTCCTGACCTGGGAGCCGGCCCGGACCAGTTACGTCCACACCGAGAATGCCAGCATGACGGGCCCGGCGGACAGCAGGATCCGGGAAGGGTACAGTCGGAGCCGGGACGGCAACGCCTTCCGGTTCTGGAGCGAGGTGCCGGAAGGTCGAACGGACTTCGAATCGCTGGCCGTCCGCAATCCGACGTTGTTTTTCGTTCATGTGCTCCGGGAAACGCTGCTCGCCGAAGGGATTTCGGTAGGCGGCTCGCCGCGGGATGTGGATGACCTGTCCTTCCTGCCCGACTATGAGCAGGCCACCCGAGTTGCCGTCCATCGCTCCCCGCCCATGGTCGATATCGTCACGGTCATCAACAAGCGAAGCCAGAATTTGTACGCAGAGCAGGTGCTCAAAACCATGGGCGGTCTCGTCAATGATTCCACCGGCGCATCGGCGGCCGACGGCGTACGGGCATCCCTCGAGGTCTTCGGCGCTGCGCGGCTGGATACGTCACGCATCCAGCTCGTGGACGGCTCCGGATTGTCCCGGCTGAACCTGGTGACTGCCGATATGACCACGGACTTGCTGCAGTATATGGCCCATCATCCCGATTCCACCATACGCTCCGTGTTCGCCGCCTCGCTCCCGATAGCAGGCGTTGACGGTACCATCGGCTCCCGTATGCGGGGTACCCCCGCTGCCGGCAATCTGATCGGGAAAACGGGCACGCTGGGCAGCGCGAGCGCGCTTTCCGGTTACGTCACGAACGCATCCGGTACCCGTTTGACATTTTCCGTGATGGTCAATCACTACACCGGATCCACATCGGGTGTCCGCGCCATCCAGGACCGGATAGGGGCGGCGCTCGCTGCATCGGTCGACTGAACAAACCGGTACGCGTTGCCGTACCACGCACTCACTTCAAAAACGTATACGTGAGCATTAAAAGCACAACTGTCGTAGGCGTCCGATACAACGGACGCGTGGTCATGGGATCGGACGGCCAGGCGACCATGGGCAACACCGTGATGAAGCACAAGGCCCGGAAAGTCCGCTCCCTGTTCAACGGAAAGATCGTGGCCGGTTTCGCCGGAGCCACGGCCGATGCGTTCACGCTGTTCGAGCGTTTCGAGGAAAAATTGCAGCGGTATGGCGGAGACGTGACCCGATCGGCCGTTGAACTGGCCAAGGACTGGCGAACGGATCGCTACCTTCGGCGGCTGGAAGCCCTGCTGGCGGTTGGCGCAGAAGATCGCCTTCTGGTGATTTCCGGAACAGGCGACGTTATTGAACCGGATGATGAAATCGTGGCCATCGGATCCGGGGGACCATTTGCCCTGGCGGCGGCCCGCGCCATGATCCGACATGGTCGTGATCTGGACGCCCGGACCATCGTTGAGCAGTCACTCACGATTGCATCCGAGATCTGCATCTACACGAATTCGAACCTGACCATCCTTGAATTGAACGATGTATCCTGATTGAAATCCATGATCCAGAGCCTTTTTTCAGCGCCTTGATCCGGATAAGTAATTGAAAGCAATAATTGAAGGTGACTCAAGGCGCCCGTTAATCAGTATTGGAAATATGCCCAACAAGAAAATTCATCCCATGTCCGACCCGTCGTTCCACGCCACACTTCTTGTGGACTACACCAACTTGTTCGGAGTCATTGTGGAACGAGCCGGTACCGACGAACAGCCGGACTCGGTCGTCATTGAACTCATCAAGGAAGTCCAACGCCACGTGCAGGACCACCTGCAGCTGCGGACCATCCGGACGGTAGCCTTTGCCAGCCTGCCTCCGGGGCACGTACAAGGCCATCGCGCCACCGGCGCGTGGCTGGCATCCGGCATAGAGCCCCGGTTCTCCCACGCCCTCGCGTCCGACGAAGCCACGACCATTGACCTGGCCATGGAGGCCGTTGAAATCGCGGTCGCTCAACAATCCCCCCACGCCTACATCATCCTTTCAGGAAACCAGTGGTTCGTGCCCCTGGTGCAGCGTCTCCAGAAGAAAGGGCACTTTGTCGTCATGGCCTCCCTGGAAAGTCCTTCCCGAAGCGATCATTTCCCTGCCGATGTCATGGAGGCGTTCCTGAATGTCCGCTTCCTGCTGGACAAGACCACCTTCCCCGGGGGTGACAAGGGATTCGACGCGGACGGCGAACGCCCCGACGAATATGCCGGCGGTCCGGCAGAAATCATTCCGCTGGATGACGATGGCGCGCGCCAGGCACTCGAGGTCATCGAGCAATTCTTCGGTCAATACGAGGAGGTCTACCTGACCCCGTTGCTCAGGAAACTGTCGGAAGTCCTGGGCGACGCCGAAGAGCCCAAGGAATTGGTGACCATCCTGGAGGAGTGCGGCGCGGTGTGGCTCGAAAAGCGGCGGGGCTTCCCGCATAATTACACGGTCCTGCTGGTCAACGACGAGCACCCGGACGTGGAGGATGTACGCGAGCACGCAGCCGCCGGAACGGGCCCGCACTACGACGATCATTATCGGGACGAGGAGTACGAGGACGACCGTGCAGCAGATGATGAAGACGACGATTACGAGGAGCCCCATGTCTGAGTTGACCCCCCATCAGATTGTCGATGCGCTCGACAAATACATCATCGGGCAGCACGAAGCGAAGAAGAGCGTGG
The Rhodothermales bacterium genome window above contains:
- the dacB gene encoding D-alanyl-D-alanine carboxypeptidase/D-alanyl-D-alanine-endopeptidase, which encodes MMRFRSLPALMTCVAAMTCLMHPAQTLAQTNVALRDTLNQILFDANTPNAIWAVRVLETESGKVIYDRNGFTSMIPASNTKMYTTAAALEMLGADHVYKTGLYAAGPVRDGVLEGALVVKGSGDPVIGGRFNDGDLTQTFRTWADSLKAVGIHRIEGDIVGDDNVFDDVPLGYSWAWDDEPYWYSAEISGLSFNDNCVDFALVAALENQPAFLTWEPARTSYVHTENASMTGPADSRIREGYSRSRDGNAFRFWSEVPEGRTDFESLAVRNPTLFFVHVLRETLLAEGISVGGSPRDVDDLSFLPDYEQATRVAVHRSPPMVDIVTVINKRSQNLYAEQVLKTMGGLVNDSTGASAADGVRASLEVFGAARLDTSRIQLVDGSGLSRLNLVTADMTTDLLQYMAHHPDSTIRSVFAASLPIAGVDGTIGSRMRGTPAAGNLIGKTGTLGSASALSGYVTNASGTRLTFSVMVNHYTGSTSGVRAIQDRIGAALAASVD
- a CDS encoding NYN domain-containing protein, producing MSDPSFHATLLVDYTNLFGVIVERAGTDEQPDSVVIELIKEVQRHVQDHLQLRTIRTVAFASLPPGHVQGHRATGAWLASGIEPRFSHALASDEATTIDLAMEAVEIAVAQQSPHAYIILSGNQWFVPLVQRLQKKGHFVVMASLESPSRSDHFPADVMEAFLNVRFLLDKTTFPGGDKGFDADGERPDEYAGGPAEIIPLDDDGARQALEVIEQFFGQYEEVYLTPLLRKLSEVLGDAEEPKELVTILEECGAVWLEKRRGFPHNYTVLLVNDEHPDVEDVREHAAAGTGPHYDDHYRDEEYEDDRAADDEDDDYEEPHV
- the hslV gene encoding ATP-dependent protease subunit HslV, whose translation is MSIKSTTVVGVRYNGRVVMGSDGQATMGNTVMKHKARKVRSLFNGKIVAGFAGATADAFTLFERFEEKLQRYGGDVTRSAVELAKDWRTDRYLRRLEALLAVGAEDRLLVISGTGDVIEPDDEIVAIGSGGPFALAAARAMIRHGRDLDARTIVEQSLTIASEICIYTNSNLTILELNDVS
- the mreC gene encoding rod shape-determining protein MreC; translated protein: MTRIWERIRDWVLLGSLLMVSVVTLLTANDPMFRGLRARSLEATSAVETLFAGIGRYFRALEENEALRERNVLLNNEVAQMREAIVENRELEDMLGLRDTVSTDLVAARVISKDITRERNLIVLDVGRRDGIEEGMAVVDERGIVGKTLLVTERFTQVMTFQNTDFYVPARILPSGSDGMIRWDGERFGTLLMELVERTAPVRVGDQVVAGPSDIFHSSTPIGVIDTVMVPPGAPTLAIYVRPFSRIDDLTHVFVDRSRPVSSQIPFNP